GAGCGGGACCGAAGGTCCCGCGAACCTTGCGAACGGCGACCGCGTCGCCGTGAGCAGAGATGGGTGCCCGCAGTGAGCGACGCGAACGAGGACACCCGACGACGAAAAAGATGGTTCGATGGCGTCGATGTCGCTGGTGGTCTGAGTGTCGTCGCTCATTGCTGGGCCTCCAGTCGAAGCGTCCCCCGTTCGTCCACCGCCAGCGACCACTCCGGCGGCACGACGACAGTGCTCTCCCCGCCGGCGACGATAGCCGGGCCGTCTCTGGTCGCACCCGATGCCAGCGAACCCCAGGACAGCACCGGCGTCTCCCTGAACTCGCCGTCGAAGGAAACGTCACGGTGCTGTCGGTCGGTCTCGGCCCGTCTGTGGTGAGCTATCGGCGGCATCTCGTGGGCCACGGTCGCCGTCGCCCGGAGCGTGACGAGTTCGATCGCGGCGTCCAGCCGGTAGCCGTGGGCCCGCTCGTGTGCGGCGTGGAAGCGGGCCGCGAGGGCGTCGCGGTCGAATCCCCCGACGGTGACGCCGAGTTCGTGACTCTGGCCGGCGTACCGGCAGTCCGCCTCGAAGGCGACGGTGGCCGCGTCCGGCCGGGCCGTTTCGTCGAGCACTCTCGACTCCAGATCGTCGAGCACGCCCCGGACTGCCTCCGGGTCGGCCTCGTCGAGACGCGTCCGGTACGTGCGGACGGCGTCGTGGCGCTCGTCCGCGGCCAGCAGCCCCAGGGCCGAGAGGACGCCGCTCGCTCGCGGGACGACGACGGTTTCGACCCCGAGCCGGTCGGCCAGCGCGGCGGCGTGCATCGGTCCGGCGCCGCCGAAAGCACAGATGGCAAAGTCGCGGGGGTCGTGGCCTCGCTCGGCGGTGACCGAGCGGATGGTCCGCGTCATCGTCGCGTTGGCGACCCGGTAGACGCCGCGGGCGGCCGCGAGCGGGCCGTCGAGGTCGGCCTCGACAGCGAGGGCGCCGAGGGCCTCACGGGCGGCGTCGGCGTCCAGTTCGACGGCGCCGCCGAGCGTCGTCTCGGGGCCGAGATACCCCAGCGCGAGCGCGGCGTCGGTCACCGTCGGCTCGCTCCCGCCGCGGCCGTAACAGGCCGGGCCCGGCTCCGCCCCGGCCGACTGCGGGCCGACTCTGAGCGCGCCGCCGGCGTCGACCCACGCGATAGAGCCCCCGCCCGCGCCGACCGTCTCCACGTCGACCATCGGCACGCGGACCGGCCGATCGCCCACGTCGGCGTCGGTGGTCCGCTGGACGCCGCCCTCGCGGACGAGCGACACGTCGCTGGAGGTCCCGCCCATGTCGAAGGTGACGAGCCCCGCGGCGTCGTCGGGCTGGAACGCGCTGGCGCCGACGACGCCCGCCGCGGGACCCGACAGCGCCGTCGTCACGGCGTTGTTCCGGACCGTGTCGATAGCGGCGATGCCGCCGTTGGACTGCATCACGCGCGGTTCGGGCAGCCCGAGTGCCCGCGCTTCGGTCGCTAGCTGTCCGAGATAGCGGTCGAGCACCGGCGTCACGAAGGCGTCGGCCACCGTCGTCGCGGTGCGCTCGTACTCGCGGAAGGCGCCCAGCACCTCGTGACTGGCCGACACCGGGGCGTCGAGTTCCTCGCGCAGAACCGCAGCGACGCGGCGCTCGTTCCCGGGGTGGGCGTAGGCGTGCAACAGCGACACCGCGACCGCCTCGGCGTCGATATCGGCGGCCAGCTCCCGGACCGCCTCGGGGTCGACGGGCCGTTCGACACCCTCGGGCGTGGCTCGCTCGTCGAGTTCGTAGCGCCGCTCGTCGGGCACCAGCGGGGCCGGTCGGGCGACCGACTGGTCGTACAGTTCGGGTCTGTCCTGCCGGCCGATAGCGAGCACGTCCCCGAAGCCGGCGGTCGTCACCAGCGCCGTCTGGGCCCCCTCGGTCTCCAGCAGCGCGTTCGTCGCGACGGTCATGGCGTGTCTGAACCGGGAAACTCCGGCCGGGTCGACGCCGGCAGTCTCACAGGCCACCCGAACACCCTCGACGACGCCCTCGTGTTGTGGCGTCGTCGAGGGGACTTTCGCCGTCGTCAGGCCGTCGGGACCGACCAGCACGACGTCAGTGAAGGTGCCCCCGACGTCGACGCCCACGCGAACCGAATCGTCCATGGCCCGTCTCCGACCGCCGGTGACAAAAACGCCTAGTTCCAGGTCCAGGCCGAGTCGAGCGCGTACCGGTACAGCCCCGTCACGCCGATAGCGACGGCGTTACCGACGAGAACCTCGGCGCTGCTGTCGATGACCGCGACGTTGTCGAGGAGCGACTCGGCGGTCCCGAGCGTCACGAGGACGTAGAGGATGCCCAGCTGCAGCGGGATAGCCGTCCCCCGGACGATGTTCGTCTTGCCCAGCCCGACCAGGTACCCGCGCATCGAGGTGTGACGCGAGCGGTGGAACGTCCAGGCGTTGTTGAGCACGTACTGGAACAGTATCGTGATCTCGATGGCGACGAACGCGCCGACGAGATAGTTGACACCGCCGAGGTCGACGAACAGCCACAGCAGCGCCAGCTGGACGCTTGCCGCCGTCAACCCGACGAGGAAAAACCGAACGAGACGTTCTCGTCGCGGCGACGTGGCGACGGCGAACGACATGAGACGCTATTTGTAGCCGAGGGCTTTTAAACGTGCCGTTATCTCGTCAGATTCGCCGCCCGTCTGGCGCTCTTCGGCGCCCTCCGAGGCCGTATCGAGGCGCTCGACGTGGTCCGCGACGGCCGCCGACAGCCGGTCGAGGACGGGCGGTGGCGCCGCGTCGTCGGTGCCGTCCGCACAGAGATCGCGCCGTTCCTCCGGGTCGGTCCGCCGGTCGTACAGTTCGCGGTGGCCGGTGTCGGTGTGTTCGATGTACGTCCAGCGGGCGTCGCGGGCGCTGACGAGCAACTCGCCGTCCTCGCGGTGGCGGGGAATCGGCTGGGTCGTCACGCTGTCGCCACGCACCGCGACGGAGACCACGGGCCCGCGGTCTTCGATCGCCTCGCCGTCGAGGGCCGGAGCCACGCTCTGGCCCTCCCACGCGTCGGCGGGCTCGACCCCGAGCAGGTCACACACCGTCGGCGGGATTGTGTCGAGCCCGACGGGCTGGTGGACCGTCCCCGACTCGCCGTCGGGGTGGGTGAGAAAGAGGGGGACGTCGATGAGTTCGCGGTAGAGCTTGGGGTAGTGTGAGAGGTGGCCGTGGTCCAGAAACTCCTCGCCGTGGTCGCCGGCGACGACGATGGCCGTCTCGTCGGCGACGCCCTCGGAGTCGAGCGTGTCACACAGCCGGCCGACGCTCTCGTCGACCTGTCTAACGGTGCCGTCGTACAGCGTCCGGAGCGTCCCCAGCGTGCGCTCGTCGACGTCCCACCCCATCCCCGTCCGGAAGTGCGAGCCCAGCATCCGGAACAGGCCGAAGTGGGTGTCCGAGACCTCACGGAGGTGCCGGGGCGCCGGAACGTAGGGGGTGTGGGTGTCCATGTAGTGGACCCACAGGAAGAATCCGTCGTCGGCCGTCTCCAGGAACTCGGTCGCGTGGTCCTCCAGTTCGCCCATCCGCGAGACGTCGGCGAAGGGCCGTTCGTCGTCGCCCCCGCCCAGCACGCTGGCGGCCCGGCGGAACGGCGACGTGCCGAGCTGGACCCACGCCTGAATTGTCGGGTGGGCCGCGAGGAAGCCGCTGCCCTCGACGAACGGGTCGAACTCGTCGAAGCCGCGGTCGTACCCCCAGTGGTCGGTCAGGAAGCCGTTGGCGGCGTTGAATCCACCCGTCCGCAGCCCCGCCTCGGAGAGCTGTTCGGCGAGCGTCGGCGTCGAGGCGACCCCGATGTCGGGGCCCTCGTCGAACACCGGGCGGGAACCGTGGACGCTCGGAAAGGAGAAGGGCGTCCAGTTGCCCTGGGCCATCGCCGACTCGAAGGTGACGCCCTCGGCGGCCAGCTCGTCGAGCACCGGCGAGACGCTGTCGTCGCCGCCCAGCGCGTCCCGTCGCAGCGAATCGATGGTGACGAGGACGACGTTTGTCACGTCGGCCGGCATCTATCTCACCTCCGAGGTCGGACGCGACGGGCCGATGGCGCAGCGGAGTCCCGGCTGCCGCCACGCACCACGACAGGAATCGTTCATACGCCCCTACATTGGATACGCGATACTGAAGGTTCTGGTTGCGCCTGAACTGTCGGGCTGAAAGAAAGGGGCTCGGGGCGGATACCGGCTGATAGCGCGGTCGTAGCGATGCTCCCGTGACAGCGTCAGTACTCCGGGTCGGGTTCGTAGCTCGGCCCGACGCGGAGGTCGAGCGTCCGCTCCCTGACGGCGATGTCCAGCCGTTCGTGCTCGGCGAACTCCCCGTCGCGGCTGAACGTCACCGGCTCGCCGTGGCCGTCGACGGAGAGCTCCGTCGCGCGGACGTGCGTGACTCCGTCGGTGTCGGCCGCCAGTAGTCGGTGCCCGATGGCCTCGGCGACGAGGTTCCCGGTCGGCATCCGCTCGACGATGGCGACGTCGAGCAACCCGTCTTCCATGTCCGCCTGGCCGCCCCGGTTGACGAACTTCCGAGCGTTACCGACCAGCAGACACGTGGCCGAGCCGGACCAGGTGAACGGTCCGTCCTCGCCCATGGCCTCGACGGTGATGTCCAGCCCGTCGAACTCGATGGCCTCCTGTGCGCCGGTCAGGAGGAACGCGAGCGTCCCAAAACGGGCTTTCAGCTCGCCGGAGGCGGCGAGACTGGCGTCCGCGGGGAGGCCGGCGATACAGGAGACGAGGAACGGTTCGTCGCCGGCAAAGCCCACGTCTATCGTCCGCACCGCACCGGTGTCTGCCACCTCGATACCCTGCCGTCGGTCGGTGACGCCGACGGTGCCCGCCAGCAGGTTCGCGGTCCCGACCGGCACCACGGAGAGCGTCACCGCGTCGAGGTGGTCGGCGCCGGCCAGCCCCCGGAGGACCTCGTTTACCGTGCCGTCACCGCCCGCGACGGCGACCTCGGAGGCCCGCGCCTCGCCGGCCGCCCGGCCGAGTTCCCGCGCGTCGCCGGGCCCCTCGGTACGGGAGACGGCAAAGCCCCGAGCGGAGAGCAGTCGCTCGACGGAGTCGGCGTGGTCCCCGTCGCCGCTCGCGGGGTTGAGAATCGCCCGGCGCGAGCCCACTTGCATACCGATACCCAGCAGGCACCCGTACTTAGTGGGTGTGACTCAGCGGTGGCCCGCACGCGCGAGGTCGTGGGCGCGCTCGTTCTCGCCCCGCCGGACCGCCCGGTAGGTGACGACCGGGATATCGGCCACGGCCGCACGGATGGCGTCGACCCGGTCCCGGCAGATTCGGTCGCCCGGCTCCGCCGGGTGGTCGGGGTCGACCGCGCGAATCACCGCGTCGGCGTCCCCGTGGACGTGCAGCGAGGCGACCCGGTCGCCGGTGGCAGTCACCGCCCGCACCGCCTCCAGCAGCGCCCGGTACTCAAGGTGGGCCGTAGCGACGAAGGCGTCGACAGCCAGAGAGCGCTCGATATGCGTCGTCACACCGCTCTCGACGAGGAAGCCGACGGCCGCCGAGGTCGGCGTCGCGTTGTCGGCCCCGTAGTGGACGCTCGCGTCGAAGTACAGCAAGAGCGAGGGGGCGAAGTCGGTGTCCGACCGCCGCCGGTCGACCGGTGCGTCGTCGGGCGCCACCATACCCGACGGTGGGCTCGGTGGGGCAAAATCCCGTCGCTACTCCTCGAGGCGCGGCCCCGGGCGCCACGTGTTACCGTCGAGGACGACGAGGTCGTACCGTTCGAGCACCTGCAAGGCGTCGACGACCGCTTCCGGGTCGAAGTCGGCGGCCGTCTCGGCGGGCAGCTGTTCGGCGATGACGCTGCGGGTCCCCCCGTCGGTTCGGCGGACGGTGTCGAGCAGCGTCTCCAGGTCGGCGACCAGCGGTCGGAGCGACCCGGCGCCCGATTCGGCCGGCCGTAGCTTCCCGAGCACGTCGTCGTACGGCCCCGAGAGCTCCATCGAAACTGTCACCTCGTCGCCACTGTCGTCGATTCCGTCCCTCATTGCCACACAGCACCGCACACGAACCCATAATGGTTGTCTCTGCGTGACCGGTGTGGAAAGTCAGTGGCCGTCGGAAGCTCCCGAGCTGAGTCGGTGCCGCGACGGCCGTAGCCAGTGGTTTCCGCCCGATACGCTCGGCCAACGCCGAGCTAGCGGTCGATAACAAAACGTCTCCGGAGAGGGAGACAGGCAGATGGCCGACCGAGCACGCCGCCCGGGCGAGGGCCGCCGATGACCGCCGCGGAGGGGGAGCGTTCGACCGCCTTCCTCCAGTTCCTCCTCCTCGTGGTCGGGGCGCTCTCGCTGCTCATCGTCGCTCCGTTTCTCCAGGCGCTTCTCTCGGCCGGGCTGGTGGCCTATCTCGTCGCACCGGTGAACGACCGGCTCGGTCGTCGGCTGGGGTCGACGTCCGGGACCGTCGTGACGATACTCCTCACGGTTGTCGTCGTGGTCGTCCCGCTGGTCGTCCTCGTCAGCCTGGCCGCGGAGCAGGCCCTCTCGGTCGCGCGGACGGCCCAGCTCCCCGACGCCGCGACCGTGGGCGCCCGACTCCAGCGATGGCTCGGCCCGGCGGTGGACCGGTCGATGCTCACCGGCCCGCTCTCCAGTGCGCTCCGGACGGGCCTGCGCGGGCTGTTCGGGAGTTTCGCCGGGGTGGTCGGCGGTATCTCGGCGGTCGCCGTCGGCGCCGTCGTCTTCGTGTTTACCCTGTTTTACCTCCTTCGGGACGGCGACCGGTTCGTGAACTGGCTCCGGCGGGCCGCACCGCTCGACGCGGCGACGGCGGACAGACTGGTCCGCCGGACCGACGAGCTCCTGTGGGCGGCCGTGGTCGGCAACGTCGCCGTCGCCGGGGTGCAGGCGGTGCTGACGGTGGCCGGCTTCGTCGCCGTCGGCTTCGACAACATCGCGTTCTGGGCCGTGGCCACGTTCGCCCTCTCCTTGCTCCCGATAATCGGCGCCTCTATCGTCTGGCTTCCGGCCGTGGCGTATCTCCTCGTCGTGGGCGACCTGCCGGCGGCCGTCGGGCTCTTCGTGTACGGCACAGTCATCATCAGCGGGTCGGACAACGTCGTCCGACCGCTCGCGATGCAGCGGGGAGCCGACCTCAACTCCGGCGTGCTCGTCGTGGGCATCTTCGGCGGCCTGGCCGTCTTCGGGTTCGTCGGGCTCTTCGTCGGGCCCGTGGTCCTGGGACTGGGAAAGGCGCTCGTGGCGGAACTGGTCACGCAGCGCGAGCGGCGGGGGCAGTAACCGTCAGCCGTCGACGCGTTCCTGCAGCCCCGCCCAGTTCGAGAGCATCCCGTCGTCGTCCCGGAGCGGCACGAGCGAGACGCGGTTCCGGAAGCGCCGGCCGTCGGCGCGGTAGTTCCACAGCTCGACGGTCACGGGCTCCCAGATTTCCAGCGCTTCCCGCAGGGCGTCGACGGGGCCGGGCTCGGTGTCGGGCCCCTGAAGCAGTCGGAGGTTCTCGCCGCGGACCGCCGACAGCGGGTAGCCCGACAGCTCGCGGAAGGTACGGTTCGCGTAGACGATGGGGTTGTCCTGATACACCGGGCCGGCGACAGTGATACCGAGGGGCGCCCTGTCGAGCACCCAGACCCGGCGACAGAGGTCGCGTTCGTGGGCCGACAGGGAAGCCGCGTCGGCCGCCGAGAACGCTTCGAGCAGTGCGTCGAGGTCGTCGTCGACCCGGTCGACCCGGTCGGGGGCCAGTTCGTGGGCCGCGAGAAACGACCGGGCGGCCGACGGGAACGCCGACTCCGCGCACGTCAGCAGTTCCCGGAGCGTCTCTCTGGTGGACATCTACGGGGCGGTACGGAGCACCGGAAAAAACCGCTGTCGACTTCGCGAGACGGCGGGGTCAGCCGGACGGGCTCTCGCCGCCGCGCTCGGGGCGTTCGGTGTCGTCGACCGATGGGTCGCTGTCGTCGTCCGGTGCTGTCTCACCCGGCGAGTCCGTACCGACCTGTGCCATCCGCGGGAGCACGTCGGTGATGAACTCGACGCTCACGACCATCACCAGCGGCCCCAGAAAGATGCCGTACCAGCCAAACAGCGCGGGGCCGAGCAGATACGCGAACATCACGAGGCCCACGTGATAGGCCCGCCCGGAGAGGGACGGGCGGACGTAGGTCCGGATGACGTTGTCGAAAACGAGCACCATCAGCGCGAAGAAGGCCGCCGGGACCCACAGCAGCGTCGGGTCGACGGCCAGCGCCTGAACCGCCAGTAGCGCGACGATGAACGCGTAGACGATGGAGCGCCCCAGCAGCGGGATAAGCGTGAAGATACCGGTGACGACGGCGAGCAACACCGCCTGTGGAATCGTGAGGTCCCCGGGTGCGACGAGGTTGAACACGGTGTAGATGACCGCCGCGAGGACGATGACGGCGAAGATGGTCAGCGTGTAGCCGAAGTAAACAGAGGTGAGGCCGCGGTCGACCCGACGGAGGTAGTCGGCGGCGAGCGAGTCGGCGCCGAAGACGTTCGTCCGGAACCAGCCCGCCAG
The Halomicroarcula saliterrae genome window above contains:
- a CDS encoding AI-2E family transporter; this encodes MTAAEGERSTAFLQFLLLVVGALSLLIVAPFLQALLSAGLVAYLVAPVNDRLGRRLGSTSGTVVTILLTVVVVVVPLVVLVSLAAEQALSVARTAQLPDAATVGARLQRWLGPAVDRSMLTGPLSSALRTGLRGLFGSFAGVVGGISAVAVGAVVFVFTLFYLLRDGDRFVNWLRRAAPLDAATADRLVRRTDELLWAAVVGNVAVAGVQAVLTVAGFVAVGFDNIAFWAVATFALSLLPIIGASIVWLPAVAYLLVVGDLPAAVGLFVYGTVIISGSDNVVRPLAMQRGADLNSGVLVVGIFGGLAVFGFVGLFVGPVVLGLGKALVAELVTQRERRGQ
- a CDS encoding sulfatase-like hydrolase/transferase, with product MPADVTNVVLVTIDSLRRDALGGDDSVSPVLDELAAEGVTFESAMAQGNWTPFSFPSVHGSRPVFDEGPDIGVASTPTLAEQLSEAGLRTGGFNAANGFLTDHWGYDRGFDEFDPFVEGSGFLAAHPTIQAWVQLGTSPFRRAASVLGGGDDERPFADVSRMGELEDHATEFLETADDGFFLWVHYMDTHTPYVPAPRHLREVSDTHFGLFRMLGSHFRTGMGWDVDERTLGTLRTLYDGTVRQVDESVGRLCDTLDSEGVADETAIVVAGDHGEEFLDHGHLSHYPKLYRELIDVPLFLTHPDGESGTVHQPVGLDTIPPTVCDLLGVEPADAWEGQSVAPALDGEAIEDRGPVVSVAVRGDSVTTQPIPRHREDGELLVSARDARWTYIEHTDTGHRELYDRRTDPEERRDLCADGTDDAAPPPVLDRLSAAVADHVERLDTASEGAEERQTGGESDEITARLKALGYK
- a CDS encoding PAS domain-containing protein, whose product is MSTRETLRELLTCAESAFPSAARSFLAAHELAPDRVDRVDDDLDALLEAFSAADAASLSAHERDLCRRVWVLDRAPLGITVAGPVYQDNPIVYANRTFRELSGYPLSAVRGENLRLLQGPDTEPGPVDALREALEIWEPVTVELWNYRADGRRFRNRVSLVPLRDDDGMLSNWAGLQERVDG
- a CDS encoding diacylglycerol/lipid kinase family protein; the encoded protein is MQVGSRRAILNPASGDGDHADSVERLLSARGFAVSRTEGPGDARELGRAAGEARASEVAVAGGDGTVNEVLRGLAGADHLDAVTLSVVPVGTANLLAGTVGVTDRRQGIEVADTGAVRTIDVGFAGDEPFLVSCIAGLPADASLAASGELKARFGTLAFLLTGAQEAIEFDGLDITVEAMGEDGPFTWSGSATCLLVGNARKFVNRGGQADMEDGLLDVAIVERMPTGNLVAEAIGHRLLAADTDGVTHVRATELSVDGHGEPVTFSRDGEFAEHERLDIAVRERTLDLRVGPSYEPDPEY
- a CDS encoding AI-2E family transporter; translation: MDDSDSGSGPVRLGEPGLAWWFVGLAVFVTLAWVGLSYLGWLVFGLFTYYVARPIARRLEPRAGSASLAAGLTLAFIIVPIVLFLAAFLSIAVGQALELLSGTSGRAILARLPLPTQTLPSDPAEVIVVVLQDPTFTTALSEFGVVVGAAGATLFNAFLALIFAFFLLTSGDALAGWFRTNVFGADSLAADYLRRVDRGLTSVYFGYTLTIFAVIVLAAVIYTVFNLVAPGDLTIPQAVLLAVVTGIFTLIPLLGRSIVYAFIVALLAVQALAVDPTLLWVPAAFFALMVLVFDNVIRTYVRPSLSGRAYHVGLVMFAYLLGPALFGWYGIFLGPLVMVVSVEFITDVLPRMAQVGTDSPGETAPDDDSDPSVDDTERPERGGESPSG
- a CDS encoding GtrA family protein, with translation MSFAVATSPRRERLVRFFLVGLTAASVQLALLWLFVDLGGVNYLVGAFVAIEITILFQYVLNNAWTFHRSRHTSMRGYLVGLGKTNIVRGTAIPLQLGILYVLVTLGTAESLLDNVAVIDSSAEVLVGNAVAIGVTGLYRYALDSAWTWN
- a CDS encoding hydantoinase/oxoprolinase family protein — protein: MDDSVRVGVDVGGTFTDVVLVGPDGLTTAKVPSTTPQHEGVVEGVRVACETAGVDPAGVSRFRHAMTVATNALLETEGAQTALVTTAGFGDVLAIGRQDRPELYDQSVARPAPLVPDERRYELDERATPEGVERPVDPEAVRELAADIDAEAVAVSLLHAYAHPGNERRVAAVLREELDAPVSASHEVLGAFREYERTATTVADAFVTPVLDRYLGQLATEARALGLPEPRVMQSNGGIAAIDTVRNNAVTTALSGPAAGVVGASAFQPDDAAGLVTFDMGGTSSDVSLVREGGVQRTTDADVGDRPVRVPMVDVETVGAGGGSIAWVDAGGALRVGPQSAGAEPGPACYGRGGSEPTVTDAALALGYLGPETTLGGAVELDADAAREALGALAVEADLDGPLAAARGVYRVANATMTRTIRSVTAERGHDPRDFAICAFGGAGPMHAAALADRLGVETVVVPRASGVLSALGLLAADERHDAVRTYRTRLDEADPEAVRGVLDDLESRVLDETARPDAATVAFEADCRYAGQSHELGVTVGGFDRDALAARFHAAHERAHGYRLDAAIELVTLRATATVAHEMPPIAHHRRAETDRQHRDVSFDGEFRETPVLSWGSLASGATRDGPAIVAGGESTVVVPPEWSLAVDERGTLRLEAQQ